A genome region from Meriones unguiculatus strain TT.TT164.6M chromosome 19, Bangor_MerUng_6.1, whole genome shotgun sequence includes the following:
- the LOC132649180 gene encoding vomeronasal type-1 receptor 4-like, translating into MLLCKMCCSDQCLALLMLSLKCICILYTRKEEMVLKFIKKTIFLFMTVLGILGNMSVSVNYIFNWWGGSERKPTHLILIHLAFTHIIILLVKGLPKTIETFGFSNFLDDIGCKILVYLERVARGLSICTSSLLTVVQAIIISPRASGWRTLSPKSAWHILPFFSVFWILNSLIGLNLIHSTTNTRMNVSQLKSDYKYCYFMLPSQKIKWIFLPLMVLRDAVFQGAMGGASSYMVFLLHKHHQHVLYLHNSKLLCRTPHELRAAQSVLLLMLCFVFFYWTDCAFSLFLSLSSSDSTFMANTHGFLTLGYATFSPFVLIHRDGILVECWHSQWEKLRKYLSHLYVQSMGKKLLVLQNCG; encoded by the coding sequence ATGCTATTATGCAAAATGTGCTGTTCAGATCAATGTCTAGCATTATTgatgctttctttaaaatgtatttgcatCCTGTATaccaggaaggaagaaatggttttgaagtttattaagaaaacaatttttctCTTCATGACTGTACTTGGCATTCTCGGGAACATGTCTGTTTCTGTGAATTATATATTCAATTGGTGGGGAGGCTCTGAGAGGAAACCCACACACCTTATTCTCATCCACTTGGCTTTTACACACATTATAATCCTTCTTGTAAAAGGATTGCCAAAGACAATAGAAACTTTTGGGTTCAGCAACTTCCTAGATGATATAGGCTGTAAGATCCTCGTTTACCTGGAGAGGGTGGCCCGTGGCCTCTCCATCTGCACCAGCAGTCTCCTCACTGTGGTCCAGGCCATCATCATCAGTCCCAGAGCATCTGGGTGGAGGACACTCAGTCCAAAGTCTGCATGGCACATCCTTCCATTCTTCTCAGTCTTTTGGATACTCAATTCTTTAATAGGTCTGAACCTAATCCATTCCACCACAAATACAAGAATGAATGTATCACAACTTAAAAGTGATTACAAGTATTGCTATTTTATGCTACCaagtcagaaaataaaatggattttTCTCCCTCTCATGGTCCTGAGAGATGCAGTGTTTCAGGGTGCCATGGGAGGGGCCAGTAGCTACATGGTATTTCTTCTCCACAAGCACCACCAGCATGTCCTCTACCTTCACAACTCCAAGCTTCTCTGCAGAACTCCCCATGAGCTGAGAGCTGCTCAAAGTGTCCTCCTTCttatgctctgttttgttttcttttactggaCAGATTGtgccttttctctatttttaagtCTCTCTTCAAGTGACAGTACTTTTATGGCAAATACTCATGGATTTCTGACCCTTGGTTATGCAACTTTTAGCCCCTTTGTGTTGATTCACAGGGATGGGATTCTGGTTGAGTGTTGGCATTCTCAGTGGGaaaaattgagaaaatatctcTCTCATTTGTATGTTCAATCAATGGGAAAAAAACTTTTAGTTCTGCAGAATTGTGGGTAA
- the LOC110562750 gene encoding putative vomeronasal receptor-like protein 4 produces the protein MIFRDLIQRMIFVSLIGLGGLGNIILFVRHLYPFIMGPEHKNTDVILIHLAFVNTIIIYCIGVRTIATIFYIRNFLGDVGCKTTIYLERVARGLSICTTCLLSVVQAVTISPRTSLWRRLKPQTASNVLAFLLLIWIFNSLISSNLLHYITASSSMNRSVVGMSAGYCYMLPSRHTVKWLFLSLMALRDVIFQGLMGWSSGSMALHLYKHYTRMLYLHRSRSECNSRPEIRATQRVLTLMTCFLFFYLADFIFSCYTGSTVTHDSTVLNIKAFLVLSYAGLSPFVLIIRDVQIAKPCCVC, from the coding sequence ATGATTTTTAGAGACCTCATCCAGAGAATGATTTTCGTTTCACTTATTGGACTCGGAGGTTTAGGAAACATCATCTTATTTGTGAGACATCTATATCCTTTCATCATGGGTCCTGAGCACAAAAATACAGATGTCATTCTCATCCACTTGGCTTTTGTAAATACGATAATTATTTATTGCATAGGAGTCAGAACCATAGCCACAATTTTCTATATCAGAAATTTCCTAGGTGATGTTGGCTGCAAAACTACAATATATCTAGAAAGGGTTGCCCGTGGCCTCTCCATCTGCACTACCTGTCTCCTCAGTGTGGTCCAGGCTGTCACCATCAGTCCCAGGACCAGCCTTTGGAGAAGGCTAAAACCACAGACTGCATCAAATGTTCTTGCCTTTCTCCTGCTCATTTGGATCTTCAATTCCCTGATAAGCTCCAACTTGCTCCACTACATCACAGCAAGCAGTAGCATGAACAGGTCTGTAGTTGGGATGTCTGCTGGGTATTGCTATATGCTGCCATCCAGGCACACAGTAAAGTGGCTTTTCCTCTCCCTCATGGCTCTTCGGGATGTCATTTTTCAGGGTCTCATGGGCTGGAGCAGTGGGTCTATGGCTCTCCATCTGTACAAACATTACACACGCATGCTCTACCTTCACAGATCCAGGTCTGAATGTAATTCCAGGCCAGAAatcagagctacacaaagagtTCTAACGCTCATgacctgtttccttttcttttacttggcagattttattttctcctgCTACACGGGTTCCACAGTGACACATGATTCTACAGTCCTAAATATTAAAGCATTTTTAGTACTTAGTTATGCTGGTCTCAGCCCCTTTGTCCTAATCATCAGAGATGTCCAGATTGCTAAGCCCTGCTGTGTCTGCTGA